A single region of the Streptomyces sp. NBC_00425 genome encodes:
- a CDS encoding rhomboid-like protein, whose protein sequence is MERTTSPTSPPLPGVAELPDAAGLLDGIPGQRGARPLPAPVERPGAQCAAGPAEPPVRTSTAPRPRRRAGSRVRVPVPFTLAYAAVLAVTSYVAAHADPALVYALYQGSSTDVTHLLQTPGLVLVASALWVAGGFASPFTLGFVVVLTALERRIGGARTAVVFLLGHVLATLATEVPVGLAVLVGRLPDSSLHRLDYGISFGVAASVGALAGLLGPWLRALLLVAFGGMLLQDLIAYTDPLTNWGHVIALAIGVALWPWVRRWDLTGRSSRPRQAASLPAA, encoded by the coding sequence GTGGAGCGCACGACCTCACCCACGAGCCCGCCCCTGCCCGGCGTCGCGGAACTGCCCGACGCCGCCGGTCTGCTGGACGGCATCCCCGGCCAGCGTGGCGCGCGGCCCCTCCCGGCGCCCGTCGAACGGCCCGGCGCACAGTGCGCAGCAGGTCCGGCCGAGCCGCCCGTGCGGACGAGCACCGCCCCGCGTCCCCGGCGCCGGGCAGGATCGCGCGTGCGGGTCCCCGTACCCTTCACCCTCGCCTACGCGGCCGTCCTCGCCGTCACCTCGTATGTCGCCGCGCACGCCGACCCCGCCCTGGTGTACGCCCTGTACCAGGGCTCCAGCACCGATGTGACGCACCTGCTGCAGACGCCGGGGCTGGTCCTGGTGGCCAGCGCGCTGTGGGTGGCGGGCGGTTTCGCCTCGCCCTTCACCCTCGGATTCGTGGTCGTCCTCACCGCGCTGGAGCGGCGGATCGGCGGGGCCCGCACGGCGGTGGTCTTCCTGCTCGGGCATGTGCTGGCCACCCTCGCGACCGAGGTCCCGGTGGGTCTGGCCGTGCTGGTGGGCCGGCTGCCCGACAGCTCGCTCCACCGCCTCGACTACGGCATCAGCTTCGGCGTCGCCGCGAGCGTCGGCGCGCTGGCCGGACTGCTCGGGCCGTGGCTGCGCGCGCTCCTGCTCGTCGCGTTCGGCGGGATGCTGCTGCAGGACCTGATCGCCTACACCGACCCGCTGACCAACTGGGGCCATGTGATCGCGCTGGCGATAGGCGTCGCCCTCTGGCCGTGGGTCCGGCGCTGGGACCTGACGGGCCGGTCGTCCCGTCCTCGGCAGGCGGCGTCGCTGCCCGCGGCGTGA
- a CDS encoding spermidine synthase, which produces MLLPYDMPDAPEVLDRREGPYGEVVLRRHGKLLQIIANGCFLMDTSDGRSERLLVAAARAALDDRANPRLLIGGLGVGFSLAHAAADPHWGEVTVVERERAVIDWHLDGPLAALSGPAIADPRSRIVAADLLDYVHETHDTFDAVCLDIDNGPDWTVTEGNESLYSPGGLADCARVLRPGGVLAVWSARPSPEFEGTLRNAGFRQVRTEEIPVARGVPDVVHLAVRPG; this is translated from the coding sequence ATGCTTCTCCCGTACGACATGCCCGACGCCCCGGAAGTGCTGGACCGTCGCGAGGGCCCCTACGGCGAGGTGGTCCTGCGTCGGCACGGAAAGCTGCTCCAGATCATCGCCAACGGCTGCTTCCTGATGGACACCTCCGACGGCCGCTCGGAGCGCCTGCTGGTGGCGGCCGCGCGTGCGGCGCTCGACGACCGCGCGAACCCCCGTCTGCTGATCGGCGGCCTGGGCGTGGGCTTCTCGCTCGCCCACGCGGCCGCCGACCCGCACTGGGGCGAGGTCACGGTCGTGGAGCGCGAGCGGGCCGTGATCGACTGGCATCTCGACGGCCCGCTGGCCGCGCTGTCCGGGCCGGCGATCGCCGACCCCAGGTCGAGGATCGTGGCAGCGGATCTGCTCGACTACGTCCATGAGACTCACGACACATTCGACGCGGTATGCCTCGACATCGACAACGGGCCCGACTGGACCGTCACCGAGGGCAACGAAAGCCTGTACTCCCCCGGTGGACTCGCGGACTGCGCACGAGTGTTGAGACCGGGCGGCGTACTGGCCGTTTGGTCTGCCCGGCCCTCTCCGGAATTCGAGGGAACCTTGCGGAATGCCGGGTTCCGGCAGGTGCGTACCGAAGAGATCCCCGTTGCCCGAGGAGTGCCGGACGTCGTGCATCTCGCCGTCCGGCCTGGATAG
- a CDS encoding response regulator transcription factor, translating to MEQTHTAHNSTATATPGAQRRVLVVEDDPTIVDAIAARLRAEGFLVQTAGDGPAAVDTAEAWQPDLLILDIMLPGFDGLEVCRRVQAARPVPVMMLTARDDETDMLVGLGVGADDYMTKPFSMRELAARVHVLLRRVERAAIAATTPRSGILRLGELEIDHAQRRVRVRSEDVHLTPTEFDLLVCLANTPRAVLSREQLLAEVWDWADASGTRTVDSHIKALRRKIGAERIRTVHGVGYALETPTP from the coding sequence ATGGAGCAGACACACACCGCACACAACAGCACGGCGACCGCCACACCGGGCGCGCAGCGGCGCGTCCTGGTGGTCGAGGACGATCCGACGATCGTCGACGCCATCGCGGCCCGCCTGCGCGCCGAGGGATTCCTCGTGCAAACGGCGGGCGACGGCCCTGCGGCCGTCGACACGGCAGAGGCCTGGCAGCCCGACCTGCTGATCCTCGACATCATGCTGCCCGGCTTCGACGGCCTGGAGGTCTGCCGTCGCGTGCAGGCCGCCCGCCCGGTGCCGGTGATGATGCTCACCGCGCGCGACGACGAGACCGACATGCTGGTCGGGCTCGGCGTGGGCGCCGACGACTACATGACCAAGCCGTTCTCCATGCGGGAGCTCGCGGCACGCGTGCACGTGCTGCTGCGCCGGGTGGAGCGGGCCGCGATCGCCGCGACCACGCCGCGCAGCGGGATCCTGCGGCTCGGCGAGCTGGAGATCGACCACGCGCAGCGCAGGGTGCGGGTGCGCTCGGAGGACGTGCACCTCACGCCCACCGAGTTCGACCTGCTGGTCTGCCTGGCGAACACCCCGCGCGCGGTGCTCTCCCGCGAGCAGCTCCTCGCCGAGGTCTGGGACTGGGCGGACGCCTCCGGCACCCGCACGGTCGACAGCCACATCAAGGCGCTGCGCCGGAAGATCGGCGCCGAGCGGATCCGCACGGTGCACGGCGTGGGCTACGCGCTGGAGACCCCGACGCCATGA
- a CDS encoding sensor histidine kinase has translation MSPGPDGPRSPAPGTGEPWGRLRPFSIKTKLGALVVISVLITTGLSMIAVHTKTELRFITVFSMVATLLITQFVAHSLTAPLDEMNTVARSISHGDYTRRVSENRRDELGDLAQTINVMADELEAQDRQRKELVANVSHELRTPIAGLRAVLENVVDGIAEADTETMRTALKQTERLGRLVETLLDLSRLDNGVVPLRRRRFEVWPYLSGVLKEANMVASARATMGSGGSHTRTDVHLHLDVCPPELTAHADPERIHQVVANLIDNAVKHSPPHGRVTVKARRGPLPESLEIEVLDEGPGIPRSEWRRVFERFNRGAVRRPHGPGSDGGTGLGLAIARWAVDLHGGRIGVAESERGCRILVTLPGESSIPS, from the coding sequence ATGAGTCCCGGGCCGGACGGACCCAGAAGCCCCGCTCCCGGAACCGGGGAGCCCTGGGGCCGTCTGCGCCCGTTCTCGATCAAGACCAAGCTGGGCGCGCTGGTCGTCATCTCGGTGCTGATCACCACCGGTCTGTCGATGATCGCGGTGCACACCAAGACGGAGCTCCGCTTCATCACGGTCTTCTCGATGGTCGCGACGCTGCTCATCACGCAGTTCGTGGCGCATTCGCTGACCGCGCCGCTGGACGAGATGAACACCGTGGCCCGCTCCATCTCGCACGGTGACTACACCCGCCGGGTGAGCGAGAACCGCCGCGACGAGCTGGGCGACCTCGCCCAGACGATCAACGTCATGGCGGACGAGCTGGAGGCGCAGGACCGGCAGCGCAAGGAGCTGGTGGCCAACGTCTCGCACGAGCTGCGCACGCCCATCGCCGGTCTGCGCGCCGTCCTGGAGAACGTCGTCGACGGCATCGCCGAGGCGGACACCGAGACGATGCGCACCGCGCTGAAGCAGACGGAGCGGCTCGGCCGACTCGTGGAGACCCTGCTGGACCTGTCGCGCCTCGACAACGGCGTCGTCCCGCTGCGCAGGCGGCGCTTCGAGGTGTGGCCGTACCTGTCGGGCGTGCTGAAGGAGGCCAACATGGTCGCCTCGGCGCGCGCCACGATGGGCTCGGGCGGCAGCCACACCCGCACGGACGTCCATCTGCACCTGGACGTGTGCCCGCCGGAGCTGACCGCGCACGCGGACCCGGAGCGCATCCACCAGGTCGTCGCCAACCTGATCGACAACGCCGTCAAGCACAGCCCGCCGCACGGACGGGTGACGGTGAAGGCGCGGCGCGGGCCGCTGCCGGAGTCGCTGGAGATCGAGGTCCTGGACGAGGGGCCCGGCATTCCGCGCTCGGAGTGGCGACGCGTGTTCGAGCGGTTCAACCGGGGCGCCGTGCGCCGGCCGCACGGTCCGGGCAGCGACGGCGGCACGGGGCTCGGGCTGGCGATCGCCCGCTGGGCGGTCGATCTCCACGGAGGCCGGATCGGAGTGGCCGAATCCGAGCGAGGCTGTCGGATTCTTGTCACTCTTCCGGGAGAGTCCTCCATCCCAAGTTGA